The genomic interval CTGGTCGGGACACAGCCGACCGATGCCCGCGAGATGCCGGTGGGCCGACACGCCACGACGGCCGGATCCCCCGACCCCTCCCGCTGGTGCCCGGGGCCGTGCGGGCTGATGATGTCCCCATGAGCACCGATGCCCGCACCCCGCAGCCCTCCGTCCGCACCTGCCTGTGGTTCGACGGGCGCATCGACGAGGCCGCCGCCTTCTACGTCTCCCTGCTGCCGAACTCGCGGATCACGAGCCGCTCGGAGTACGGGCACGCGCACGAGAGCCCGGGCGGGCCGTCCCTCGCGGGCCAGGCCCTGACCGTCGAGCTCGAGCTCGACGGCGTGCCCTACCAGCTGCTCAACGGCGGCCCCCAGTTCCCGCTGTCCGAGGCCGTGTCGATCAGCGTGATGGTCGAGGACCAGGCCGAGGTCGACCGGCTGTGGGAGGCGCTCGTCGCCGACGGCGGCGCCGAG from Brachybacterium huguangmaarense carries:
- a CDS encoding VOC family protein — its product is MSTDARTPQPSVRTCLWFDGRIDEAAAFYVSLLPNSRITSRSEYGHAHESPGGPSLAGQALTVELELDGVPYQLLNGGPQFPLSEAVSISVMVEDQAEVDRLWEALVADGGAESQCGWCRDRFGLSWQIVPRRMLELLAGPRAEAVTAVMLTQTRLDVAALEAAAR